The following coding sequences lie in one Polluticoccus soli genomic window:
- the atpH gene encoding ATP synthase F1 subunit delta, with product MQNPRLASRYAKSLLDLAIEQNQLETTLADVQLLSAVSHQSRDFANMLRSPIIKADKKQTIINAVIGERLSALSKAFIALLVNKGREGNLPEIADAFISQYKEMKNIKTVKLSSAMPLSDSVKQAIRAKVEAGMPGAKIELKEEIKPELIGGFVLQVGDNLVDASIRRDLNDVKAQFLKNIYVSELGN from the coding sequence ATGCAAAATCCACGTCTCGCGTCACGTTATGCAAAATCGCTGCTGGACCTTGCCATTGAGCAAAACCAGTTAGAGACAACTTTGGCGGATGTACAGTTGCTGTCAGCTGTTAGTCACCAGAGCCGCGACTTTGCCAACATGCTGCGCAGCCCGATCATAAAAGCTGACAAAAAGCAAACGATCATCAATGCTGTTATCGGCGAACGTCTCAGTGCACTGAGCAAGGCCTTCATCGCCCTGCTGGTGAACAAAGGCCGCGAAGGCAATCTGCCTGAAATTGCGGATGCTTTCATCAGCCAGTACAAGGAGATGAAAAACATCAAAACCGTTAAGCTGTCTTCAGCTATGCCGCTCAGCGATAGCGTGAAGCAAGCTATCCGCGCCAAAGTAGAAGCCGGTATGCCAGGTGCCAAGATCGAACTGAAAGAAGAGATCAAACCGGAGCTGATAGGCGGGTTTGTACTGCAGGTAGGTGATAACCTGGTTGACGCCAGCATTCGCCGCGACCTGAATGATGTAAAAGCGCAGTTCCTGAAGAACATATACGTTAGCGAACTGGGTAATTAA